DNA from Methanobrevibacter sp.:
GACTTCCTTACCTATGTTAAAATTTAATTCCTTTTCAGCAGAAACGGTAATATCAGAACATAAAATAACTTCGCCAACATCGATTTTAACACGGATTATTTCATTTTCAAGCTTCATTTCAACAATTTTGCCTTTTAAAATATTACGGATACTTGAAGTGTAAGGCTCCAACATTAGGAAGATATTGTCATAGCTTATCAAAGCCAATATCCTATCTCCAACATCATAGTTCCTGTTTAATGGAGCGTTTATCTCAAATTGACCCATTTTAATAGTCATTATGCCTTTACTCTCATCAATGCCAACAATATCTGCCTCAATTTCATTTACATCTTTGTGAAGCTCCATTATCGCATTGATTTTTTTACATTCCTTCAGGATAGAGTAACCGTCATCGGTAAGTGAGGTTCCTCCGCCTCCACCTTTTCCGCCTTTAGTTGTATTAACAATTTTTACGTTAAGTGTGGATTCCATCTTTTCAATGTAGTTTAAAGCGGTCCTATAAGAAACATTGATTTCCTTAGCAGCGCTTGTTAAAGAACCAGTATCCAAGATAGACTGCAATAATTGGTACTTTTTATAATCCAATAAAAAAAGATTACCATCCACATTAATTTTATATTCCACACCAGCTTTTACATCAGCCATTAAAATCCCCCAAAATATAATTGTATATTTATAGCCTTATATTATAAAATAATTTTGATTTAATTATTATCTGAATTCAATCCTTTCAACAAGATTTAACATTTTATTAATAATATTAGACAAAGGACCGAATTTAGATGAAAACTTCCTTAAACTTTCAATATCATCTTTTTGGAAAAACTTAACTAAAATCAAAGAGAAGAAGTAAACAACAATACATGCAAATATTCCAGGGAACAAGTACAGAGTATTTTTCGGAATAAAGTATGCAAAAACACCCATAATTAAAGAAGCAATCAATATTTTAATTACCGAAACAGTAGGGGCTTTGGTTTTTGTCAATCTGAATACAAAGTAAACACATGGAACCATCATTAAAAAACAGGCAAGACTGGTAGCTAGCGCACCCCCTGCAATTCCAAGGGTCGGAACCATTACCCAATTTAGAATACCTGTAACAACTGCTCCGCAAATCAGAATATACATAGGAATTCTCGGATTTCCAATACCCTGAATAATACTGGTTGAAATGGCAAATATTGAATAAAAAGTCATTCCTAAAGACAGAATAGCCAAAGCCATTGCACCTGCAACATAAGCCGGATTCTTAAAGTAAAGAACTCTTAAGGTAGGTTCTGAGAACAGTGCAAGACCGACACACATCGGAACAACAAACAGTAATGAGAATTTATAAGCCTCAGAAACATATTTTTGAAGCAAGGTAATATCTTTTAATTTGAATGCCTCTGAAGAAGCCGGCAGAATTGTAGTGGCAATAGAAACAGAGATTATTAAAGGAAGTCTTGCAATAGGATCTGCCGCTGCAAAAAATCCAATGTCATCAAAGGTTAAAAATTTACCCATTACAATTGTACAGATATTATAAATTAGCATTTCGGCAATAGCTGTTATGATTACCGGAATTGAAAATTTAACCAATGTTGAAGCAAGTTTCAATTCATCACGTCTTGTAAAAACAAAATCCTCACTAGGTTTAGGTATTAAATCTCCCATATGATGCCTGAAGATATAAACCGCAGCGACAACAGAAAGGGAATATCCTAAAACAGTACCCCATAAAGCACCGATTGTAGACAGACCTATTAAAACAAATGCTGTTGCAAATAAAATCATACCAAGTTGTTCCACAGCACGAGTATATACAATATACTCCATCTTATAGACTCCCTGAAATGCTCCTCTAAAAGCGCCGACAATAACACTGAAGGGAGTGATAAGTCCTACAATCTGCAGAGGAACTAAAGCAGCAGGTTTTCCCAAATAATTATAAGCAAGATAAGGAGCTACAACAAAAATCATTAAAGCTCCGAAGAACAAACCTAAAAATACCATTATCTTTAAGGCCGTATAAATGGTTTGACGGGCCATGTCGGCTTCATCAATCGCCTCATATTCAGCAACATACTTGGCAATCGCAGGAGGAAGTCCTCCTGCAGACAAAGTCTGGAAAATTCCCTGAAAGGGCAAAGTGATTCCTAAAACACCATAGGCAGTAGGACCAAGTAAAATAGCCATTAAAAAACGGTAAATATAACCTCCAATACGGAAAATCACATTACCGATTAAAATTATTAAACTGCCTCTTACCAACTTATTTGCCATAATATTACCTTAAAAATTAGCTATTAATAATATAACTTAATTTTAGTATTTAAATATACTTATTTAAAAAATTTTCAAACTCCACTAAAGTCCTATTTAAAGAGTTCATACCATATTCATCCTCTTTAATTTCATCCAAAGAATCATTTGACCAAAACGAAGCGCCTAAATTAGAACCGAAAGGCCCTCCACTAACCGGGATAATCCCGTGTATCATAAAATAAGTAATATTTTTTAAATGGGCAAAATCCTGACCACCACTGCGGTCTCCGCCTACAGCAATGCTCATTCCGATTTTTCCCCTTAATATATTATAGTCAATAGCTTCTAATGCCCTGGTCCTATCCATAATTGCAGACAGGTTGCTGCTAATTCCTCCGCTTTGAACTGGAGTGGCCAATATTATTCCGTCAGCATTTAACAAACCTTCATAGACTTCTTTC
Protein-coding regions in this window:
- a CDS encoding flippase, which codes for MANKLVRGSLIILIGNVIFRIGGYIYRFLMAILLGPTAYGVLGITLPFQGIFQTLSAGGLPPAIAKYVAEYEAIDEADMARQTIYTALKIMVFLGLFFGALMIFVVAPYLAYNYLGKPAALVPLQIVGLITPFSVIVGAFRGAFQGVYKMEYIVYTRAVEQLGMILFATAFVLIGLSTIGALWGTVLGYSLSVVAAVYIFRHHMGDLIPKPSEDFVFTRRDELKLASTLVKFSIPVIITAIAEMLIYNICTIVMGKFLTFDDIGFFAAADPIARLPLIISVSIATTILPASSEAFKLKDITLLQKYVSEAYKFSLLFVVPMCVGLALFSEPTLRVLYFKNPAYVAGAMALAILSLGMTFYSIFAISTSIIQGIGNPRIPMYILICGAVVTGILNWVMVPTLGIAGGALATSLACFLMMVPCVYFVFRLTKTKAPTVSVIKILIASLIMGVFAYFIPKNTLYLFPGIFACIVVYFFSLILVKFFQKDDIESLRKFSSKFGPLSNIINKMLNLVERIEFR
- a CDS encoding TOBE domain-containing protein; translated protein: MADVKAGVEYKINVDGNLFLLDYKKYQLLQSILDTGSLTSAAKEINVSYRTALNYIEKMESTLNVKIVNTTKGGKGGGGGTSLTDDGYSILKECKKINAIMELHKDVNEIEADIVGIDESKGIMTIKMGQFEINAPLNRNYDVGDRILALISYDNIFLMLEPYTSSIRNILKGKIVEMKLENEIIRVKIDVGEVILCSDITVSAEKELNFNIGKEVYLGFKAMSVATLKL
- a CDS encoding flavodoxin family protein; translated protein: MKIFGICASPRNNTTEYVLSKALDKLDGDNFKTKMFTCMGKDIKPCMHCDYCLENKKCIIEDDMKEVYEGLLNADGIILATPVQSGGISSNLSAIMDRTRALEAIDYNILRGKIGMSIAVGGDRSGGQDFAHLKNITYFMIHGIIPVSGGPFGSNLGASFWSNDSLDEIKEDEYGMNSLNRTLVEFENFLNKYI